The Euwallacea similis isolate ESF13 chromosome 12, ESF131.1, whole genome shotgun sequence region ACACTGAAGAGATAAGGACATGGTTAAATGAACAGAGTTTTAAGGAATTGTATAAGAAACTGAAATCCAGCTGGAAAATTGCTTTCAAAAAATGAGAGCATCCATACACAAGGTGTCCTAAAATTAGATGTAGACAATTCAGTGGGTGATTGCAAAAATACGCAACAAACCCTAGGGGAACTGGACCCTTTTAAAGGGGCTCAGAAGAcgattttttatcaatgtaaTGAAAACGATTTAAAGTAACGCCATGCAATTTTGAATCTGCACTCAGCTTTTTTGGtgaattctaaaaatttaaacaagatTCCAAAACTTAGTTTCGAGGTGTACTAAAGAGTATTTCTGGCTTAGTTATTTACCCTTTAGGCTTAGCTGTGAAATCTATCTTGAGCTTTTAATTAGGATTGGATACGAATGGTTAAACACTTTAATCACCTTGATATATGCATCAATACCTCTACGTGGAgtgatgaaataaattttctcgaATTCGAAGAGAATTTCAAAGATATAATGACCGTGTACACTAAGGTATCCATAAGCAATCCAGAGGTATTGGAGGGATTATCACAAGTATCAGGAAGTTTGTCACTTGATGGTAAGTGTGTTGAAACTTACCATAAGGAATCAATTCAAAGTTTTAACTCTAAagcaatgaaatttaaaaattgacagTATGCAATAACAGGAGTTAAATTTCTTGTTAGTCAATATTTTATCGCAcatttatatacagggcgttgtAGATTATATGTTCAGGACTTCTAAAATGATTGTTATTTACCTCTGATTGCATTTCCCCCCCTGCATTTGGCCTTATGTTGATCAAAAGTGTCGTAGGAAAGAGTCGCCCTAGACCTCTACCCACCAAAACACCTTGGGTGTACCGGAACAGCCGCAAGGCGTTATTTCGGAATGCGGAACCACCATCTGCGTCCAACTTTACCCCTTCCTgtctttttttcttctcataATCCTTCTCAACATACCCATTATAGTAGTGAAGTACGCCCCAAACTAACGTTGAgatgtttattgttattgccCCACACTATACTTGCCTTGTCCTCCAATTCCTCTAAGACAATTATCAATCAATCAGTGCATTTTACATTGCATTCTTCCGAGTTACAGTGGTTGGTTTGCCAGAAACTTGATTTTTGCCCTGGAGCCGGTTACAATTGTGCTGTGAACACAAATCATAAATATCATGGGAATCGTATATGTCATAGAAATTTGGTGTAAGACTTGAGTAAGTTACTTGTTAGTGATACACCTCAAAGGGATGCCCCTTTCTAGTTATCCTTGAAGTCCTCACCGTAAAACCTGGACCATCTTGTATCATTCGAcgatattttgagaaatttgtaTGTTTCGAATTTCCTACCTTCGTTTGACTAGTGCTGACCGATTGACCGCTGATGGCCGGTCAATTGGTTAGACTGCCAATCTcgttaaaatgaataatttagtGTTGAGAATATCTTAAGTGGTGGTACGAACCAAGTCTAATCTTATACACTTTGGGCTACACGCTATGCCACCATATTGgtattttctgttaaatttacaatttttaatttaatattccagAGTGGTATTCAACTTCATGCCCTGACTCAGTGAAACCCAAAACCATGGGCATTATATTTGATGTGCCACTGTTAAAGCCAAATGTTACGGGACCCCTGGAAATCTGCGTCAGCATTAAGGGATCTGCGAGGTTCTTGCCGACCTTCAAGAAACCTTTGTGCTATCCCGCAGCCAATAACGAAAATCCTAATGCAAGTTGATCAATATTAAGTCCTCGTACCGAATATAtgtaaaatgattaaattttttccaggTCAATAAAGGGTTACTGTCTTCGAAACTTCCGAAATATTCTAAGGAGCAATTCTGCTCAAATGGTTATAAAGCTAAAATGGAATTCAACCTAACTGTTccgaatattaaaaattacctaaGCGatgtaaatgtttttcatcGATAATTTAATGAGGGCCCTTAATGATATAACCACTTGTAGGACGTGAGAACGCAAATTTACATACATCTAATAATGTTCGAGTACTTCTTAGTCTTCCTCGTCATTCTGATCCTGATATTTGCAATGTTCAAACATTCGGCGCGAGCAGACTATCTGGAAAAAAAGGAGCAAAATGCACGACTCCTTTAATgtgttgtttattatttgttttgtattttcctTGTTGTAATGTAAGTAATAATGTATCGTGCATTAATCCGtacttattaataaaaatatgtatttttaggcTTAGCTAGAACAACTACGATGATAAATCGAGATGTACCTACTTCCAATAAAATATGGACGgatatttggtatttttttctaatccCAGTCTAATTACATCTTGATATGTTATTATCGTAAAGTGTTACTGTTCTTAGGTAAATACATGTAAAGTTACTCAGTGAGTAACCTGAACTCGACGAAAAGAACTGTAATAGCTACTTTTTTGGTGCATGTTGAAATCATATAATTATGAGAagagaatataaaaataatgggACTAGTAAAAATGAAGCGTGGCGACGACGTAAAGTTAACAGACGTAGAAAGAAGTCATCAAGTACATAAatataatgataaattaaggaaaatacAAAGAAAACTGCACAATGGTATCGACGAACGCGATTGTGCACGTTATTACAGGAGTTATGCCGATTGACGCTCTGATAGCAGAGAGGACCGAATTGCATAGAAGGGGAAGGGACAGAAGAAAAGACGTAAGCCATGGAAGAATGGCAGAGAATATGGGTGATAGAGGCGAGCAGGTGGATAAAAACTCTAATCATATGGGTGAAAGTATGGTTCAACAGGATACATCGCCAGATCAATTACTTGCTGACGTAGATGGTGATTAGACATGGATGTTTTGGACAATATCTATATACGATATGTAAAGAACAGTGGCCAGAATGCTGGTACTGTGGGATAGCAGTAGATACTATAAAAGACACTATGTATCTAAGATAgctaatatacatataggaaCAAATGCTAGAAAGAAATAAACGGGACTATAAACGTGGAAAATCCGTGGACtgcaatgttaaaaaatgaggACACATGGGCAATTACGTAAGGGGGGGGGCATAAGTGAAAgggaaaaacacgaaagaatCAGAAGAGACGAAAATTAAGAATAGCAGAAACACCTATCACCCCttgaagtaattttaaacaacaCTGCGAGACGAAGAGGGAAGGTTTTAGTGTGTAAGGTGTTCCCAAAGGAACAAATCCTACATAATCTGATCGCTAGTTAAATAGCACGTGGTGGACAGTCTATGCATGCGTCGAAAAACTTTTGCGACTGTCTACGAGACTTTCATAGTCCACACTGTATACTGTCTAATGAAACACCATGtataattaagtaaatatgtTCGAAATTTACCCTTGGTGCTTGGGTAGTAGATTACGTTTTCGCctagtaaaataaatacttttttgtcgattattactaattaaatgtagtttttttgattttattattgaaatatttccatgcCAAGGGCTGCTTTAGCTACGCGCCCCCAACTCTCAGAAGCACCCCGCGCAATCCGTGGGTAAAACAATGCGCCATTTACCAAAAAggcttttttgaaaatgaaaacgtTCCGAGGGTTTCAGGATTTAACATGCACTGGTATGTCAGGTTTTTCGCGGTTTGCTCTAGAATGGAGCAATTTTTACGCGTTTTATTACTCGGCAAGGAAAAATGCGTCCAAAAGAagttaaagtaaataattttatgtaaattgctaagcaaatatgaaatttactttcaacGGGTCCAAgttggttaaatttaaacaaactgTTCGGGACATGTTGAAAACATTCTTTTTTGCGCTGGCAGTCCTCGTTAGACAAGTACGCCTTCTAGCGGCCATTTCAAAAGCTTGAATACACTTTACATAACAATATAATAGttaataatactttttctaaGCTCTAAGACCTACATATCACATTAAACCCCGCTACCTGTAATGGAGCTTCCTCTGGTAATcgatttttccaaaagtaCAGGTATGCACGTGGAAAGGGATGTTCCATCTACCTATGCAATGAAAAGCTTATTAAAGTCGTATCTCTCTAAATAGTCAAACGCTGCCTCGGTCGTATCTTATGGCCTTTTTCATCAATACAATTCATTTGTCTGCAAATAAATCCAACGCCCTGTATTTATTTACCGCGATGACCCCAGCATTCAAcaactttgtttttgtaaTCTCATTTAGTCCAATTATTACTGTTTACTCATTGACCCTTTCTAGAGCTGATAACGATTTTAAGAAATGCGATTATCGTAGATGAGACCGTTTAAATACGTCGCTGTTGTGCCATTTTATGCGGTCATCCTTCTGTTTGACGGAGCTTTAGTTGTTTGAGTATGTGAAATAGTGGAAAATGTCCCGGTTCAGGATTTTCCTCATGTGGGCGTGCATCGCAGAAGCGTTAGCTGTAAGTTTGCTACTGCACTCACTGAGTGATAGGTGTAAGGGAtacttaatttaaacaaattaaacgCTTGTGGGGGGGTTTTAGATTTATAACCCAAACGAAATTGAGCAGACTTCAAAGCCCTACACAGCgggtataaaaataaagtcgTCACACTACAAAACGCTATCAGAGCCTTACTACCATACGAACTATAGTAAAGTGCATATACACCATAAAAATTACACTTCCAGCTTCCTAAACGAGGCAAAGGCTTCTGACAGGTTGGTAATAGTAATTTATACTAAATACCCAGAGAAGAATACGTGAACAGTACGATAACTCGATTTCTTGCACCCTAGATCCTACCAGGACACCCAaatccaccctgtatacatctCAGAAGACGATGCGAACAAGATTAAAAATGTGCTCTCAGAGCACAATTTAAATATCGTAGATAAGGACACGTTGAACAGCAGAGTGGTGTATAAGAGGAAAATCGACAAGTCAAAGAATGTTCAAGCTTTTAACAGGTTTACGTTggtttaaaaaagaaaaaggttttttgacTGAACATTGCATTAGGTGTCCAAAAGGGGCCTCGGGACAGTTTGCTTATGACGCCGCCTGCAACCAATACCTGGACTGCTGGAACGGTAGAGGTGGTCCGAGGAACTGCGCTCCTGGCACTCTGTTTAATCCCAGGACTCTAGAGTGCGATTATCCCCAAAAAGTCGAATGCTTGAGTAAGGAAGTGTTATTTCGACCCTCGTGACGCTCACTACCCTAATTTAGGCATGTCAGCTGCGAATTCCGCCTATTCGCGAAAGTCGGCAAAGATCCAGACCTATCAGCAAGCAAAGTGCCTTGAGGACTTCACAGGGCTCATTCCACATTACAGCGACTGTTCGAAGTTCTTCCAGTGCAATAACGGGCGGCAAATTCCTCGTGATTGTCCTCCTGGAACTTTGTTCGACACGAACCTGAATGTTTGCAATCATGCTAAAGAAACCACCTGCTTTTCAGGTCAAAGTACTTCGAGTCACGTTAGAGAGGAATATGGAGGAAGTACTGACTTTTCCGGATCGCAGTACCGTACCCAGCACGTTGCTCCGCAAGACAGCAGCAACTCCAACGTTCATGGAACTAGAGGTTTCCATCGCTACCTAAGTCCGCAACATCAGCAGGCTAATGGCGCCTTGAAGCAAGACTCAGTTTACATACAGTACGTCATGTGTAATCCCAGCCAGGAAGACTGCACGACTTTCAAGCAAGGCATTTTCGTGCTGGGGCCCGGTGGGGCCCTCTGCGACCCCGCAAATCAGCAATGCGGACAAGGAAGTCATATTCCCAGCGATAGAGTGCAATCTTCAGGTCAAGGACGCGCGAGTCAACAAGCCGGAACTTATTATGTTAAATACGTAATGTGTGATACACTGGAAGAAGATTGTTCACCTTACCAGAAAGGCGTCGTGGAGGCTTCTTATGGAGCGTCCGGGGGGACGCAAAATTTCCCATCCAGTCAGCTCTGCAATTCTCAAACCCAAAACTGTGACGGCACGCTTCAAGGAAACAGCTACAGTAGCCAGAGCTATTCACCTGGGGGTGGTGTTCGGGCCTTTAAAGGACATTCCGATGGGTCCTATTCTGGAGGCGTGGGCTGCGATCCGCTGGTACGAAATTGCGGGCAGCCACAAAATGGTAACGCAGGATCTGAAGGCTATCGACAGCATTACTCTGGAAATAGAGGAAATCAACAATCTGGAAGCGGTTTTTACGAATCTGCAACTACTGGAGACTATTCTAGATCAGTTTCCTTTTATGGCTCCAGGACCACGCCGAGACCTaactacaataaaatatgttctCAGGGAGAGGGCAGTTGTTACGGCAGGACCACGTTTGCACCTTCAAAGCCTAAATGTCCCGAAGGCTTTCAGGGAATAACGAAGCATCCCCGTGATtgcaaaaagtttttgaattgtGCTAATGGAATAACGTACGTTCAGGACTGTGGTCCCGGCACCTTATTCAATCCTGTGTTGAACGTGTGTGATTTTCCTTATAACGTAGATTGCAAGAATGAGGAAACTGAGGCGACTACTTTGGATTATGGAACTTATCCTTATCAAGGTAACGTTACCACGGTGATTtatcgaaaataattaatcgtAAGATCTACCAATAATCAAGTAATGTGTGGCAGTTCATGTTGTGCGGATCAGTTCACCTCACTGAGTAATCCCTAAAGTTATTTcatgaaaggtactaaaaATCCATTTGTATCAACTCAGATTGTCCAGGCTCGTTCGTAAGTTTCGGTTACTTGGTCCAGTTCAAGTTCCGGTTacttaattcaaatttcagtTCAAGTTTCTGTTACTTGACTCGGTTCAAGTTTCTGTTACTTGATTCAGTTCAAGTTCCGATTACTTAGTTCAAGTTTCAGTTCAATTTCCGTTTACTTGGTTCAAGTTTCAATTCAAGTTCCGGTTCTTTGGCCATCTCGTCAACCCACGCCTGCAGGCCTCTGCAGTGTTACTCACTGTAAAGCGTGAGAAAACGTAAGGGAAACTTTAATAAGACAGTTCAAGTAGGTATGTGGGCGTTAACGTAAGGATATCGGCGCATGAGCAGTGCGTTCATGTATCATGCATGAGTAGTATGTTAAATGTGCACCTAAGTACATTGGTTTTTACTTTTATGTTAAGTAATGTCTGTTGCGAGTGGATCGTAGGTTAACCGAAGTCTGAGCTCAGTAAATGATATAAAAGAAATAGGAAACTCGAAAGCCCTGGTGACAAAGTCCATCATCTATCTCTCTATGTATGGTC contains the following coding sequences:
- the LOC136412357 gene encoding transmembrane protein 248-like produces the protein MASTPVKNLREFFETKPPMGVILVCIGFLVICTIYYIALIKQDEPLVSSDKKHDWIRMVKHFNHLDICINTSTWSDEINFLEFEENFKDIMTVYTKVSISNPEVLEGLSQVSGSLSLDEWYSTSCPDSVKPKTMGIIFDVPLLKPNVTGPLEICVSIKGSARFLPTFKKPLCYPAANNENPNAKVNKGLLSSKLPKYSKEQFCSNGYKAKMEFNLTVPNIKNYLSDDVRTQIYIHLIMFEYFLVFLVILILIFAMFKHSARADYLEKKEQNARLL